TGACTAGCCGGAGCCCTCATGTAGGGGCGGTCTTCAGACTGAAGCATGCCCCTACATGTGCGTCGATGTAGCCCGCGATCACTAACCGGCTGCGGTCATCGTGGCCGGTCGAAAGTAGGCGGGGTAGGCTCGCGGAAATTTTTTCCGGCGCTGGTAGGCGCGGGCCAGCTCCAAATAGATGCCGATATCACGGTCGAGGTCGGACTGGGTGCCATCGAAATAGAAATTCCGAATGGGGATGCCGCCGTTCGCCTGGCTGACCACCGGATAGATGGCTTCGCTGACAATCCCGTTCATACAGGTAAACGGGCTGATGTCCACAATGCCGTCGGCGCCCTTGCGAGCAAGATAGATGGCCTTGCCGGTATTCAGGACCATTTCGCCCATCGCTCCCCACTGAGGCAAGTAGGGCTCGGCGTATTTCATCAGCTCGGCCATCGTTTGCGGCTCTTCGTATCCCTGGAAATCTTCCCGGAAGGGCCGCAGCAGGGCGTGTTCATCCGACCGCTGGACGTGCGAGCGAATCTTATTGGCCAGCATGGCGAAGGAAAGCGACCGCCCAACGAGCTTCAAGCGGCGTGCCTCCTCCGAGTTGGTGTACCAAATCCACTCGGCGATGTCGCTCATCCAGCACTCACCGCCGTAGCCTTCGATGCGGCGCACCATGTCGTCATTGGAGAAGTTATTCAGCCGGCAAAAGATCTCGCCCACGATGCCGATGAGGGGCGTATCACGGTTGTAAGCGGCTGGAATCTCCCGGAAGCGGTCGCGGGCGCTGATCAAGCCGCGGACCAGAGCCTCGAGTTGCACTCCCGGCTCGACGGAAGTATTTTCAAGCACTCCGGAGAGGTCGTCGAGGCACGCTTCGTAAACGCGATCGCTCTCGCCGGGGCGCGACTCGTAGGGGCGTGTCTTGAGCAGCAATTTCAAAAGAATGTCGCCGGTCAGCAGGGCGCGCCAGCCGGTGCGGACAAAGGCCCGCGCCATATCGCCCAGGCCGGCGTAGGCGTTGGCGGAGGTGGGCGAAAGAATTTCGACCTCGGGAAATCCCAGGTCACGGACCAATTTTTTCAGATAGGGAGCGTACTGCCCGAAGCGGCAGGGTCCTTCGGCCGTCGGCATGAAAAAGACAGTTTGCCTGGCATCAAAATCCGGCTGCTCGATCACTTTTAGAAAATCTCCAACCGTTACCTTGGCCGGGTAGCATTCATCGCCGCAGGTGAATTTGGCGCCGAGTTCGCGCGTCCGCTCGTCGGAGGGGGGAGTGAGCCGGGCATCGATGCCCAGGGCGCGCAAGGCGGCGCAGAAGACCCGCGTGCTCCCATAAGCCATCGTGGGCACATAAACTTTCTTACCCGCCAGCGGATGGCTCTTGCTGATGCGGGTGGCTAGGCGGTGGCGGCGGCTGCTTTGGCTTTGCGTTGCACGCATCGCAGAATCCCCTTGCTGTCGAGATAGGCTTCGCAACGAGTCAGGAAGCCGGCGTCGTTGCTGTGCCCGTCAAACTGGAGGATCAAATACGGCTTGGCGCAAGCATCAAAGAGAAACGACTTGATGTAGGAGTCAGGACCGCACTTGAAATTGGTGATGAAGATCACGTGCAAGTTCGGGCTTCGCCGGGCCATTTTTCCTGCCGCCAGGATCCGCTGCCCGGAGCTCCAGTACATGTTGTCGTTGACGTCGCTGATGTCTTCGCCTTCGAGCGGCAGGAATTCCATCGGCAGCACGTTGACGCCGTATTGCGCGCGCAGCTTGCGCGGAATGTCGCAGTTGACGCTGCGGTCGTACACGTTGTAGGCGCGGCCGACGAGCAAGATGGCCGGCTCGCCGGTGTTTTCGAGCACCGCCAATGCTTGACGGCCGGCCCGGAGGACATTTTCGCGAAACTCTCCCTGAGCCGCATACCCGGCTTCTACCCCGCGATCGCTCTGCTTGCGGGAAATGCCGAGTCCGCGGCCAAATTCGGCCAGCTCGCGTTTCACCTTCTCTTTGCCGAGCCGGAAGTGCACCGTGGGCACCAGCATGCGGTGGCGCATGGGGGTGAACTGGGAAACCGCGCGCAGCACAAAGGGGAGTGTCTGGTTCCACGGGCACATGTGGGAATCAACTCGTTCGTCGGAGAGTTCGGCGTTGAGCGCGTTGGGCAGGAGGATGTAGTCCACGCCCTTGCCGAGCAGCGATTGGACGTGGCCGTGAGCAACCTTGACGGGGAAGCAGGGTTCGGCTACGGCCAGGTCGGCCCCTTCGGTCGAGATCATGCGGTCGGTCGAGTCGGAGACGACAACATCAAAGCCGATCTCCTCGAGGTAGCGGAACCAGAAGGGAAATCTATCGAAGAAGTACATGGAACGGGTGATGCCGACCTTCCGTCCGCGCCCCTGCGGCCCGCCGTAACCCTCTTCCAGCATGCGGTCGCGGTAGGCCATCAAATCTTCGATCACCGGTTGGCGGTCGGTGCGTGCCCGCTTGCGGAACTTGTCCGAGCACTTGTCGCCCCAGTAGCTCTTTTCGCCCTCAATCGTAAATTCTTTCATGTCGCAATAGTTGGAGCAGGCTTTGCAGACAAACTCGCGGGCGGTATAGCCGACCCGGTTCAAATCGTATCCGCGGAACTTGGCCGCCCGGCCGGTGGAGTGGAAGCGTTCCCGGGCGATGAGGGCCATGCCGATGGCGCCGATCACCCCGTTGTGCGGCGGCACAATGATGCGCTTGCCCAGGATCTGCGAGAAGGCGGCGGCCACGGCGTCGTTGTACGCGGTGCCGCCCTGGAAGAAGATGACATTCCCGATCTTTCGTCCGCGCACGATCCGGTTCAGATAGTTGAGCGCGACGGAGTAGGCGAGTCCGGCGCAAAGGTCGCCGACCCGGGCGCCGCGATGCAAAAACGCTGTCAGGTCGCGCTCCATGAAGACGGTGCAACGCTCGCCCAGCCGCGCCGGATTCCTGGATTGGAGGGCCAGCTCGGCGAATTCGCCCTTGATTTGCACGCCGAGCTTCTCTGCCTGCTCTTCGAGGAAGGAGCCGGTCCCGGCGGCGCAGGCTTCGTTCATCGCAAAGTCCACCACGATCCCGTCCTGGATCGAGATGAATTTCGAATCCTGCCCGCCGATTTCGAAAATGGTATCGGCTTGCTCGCCCACCAGCCGTTCGCTGACGTACATGGCGCCGGTCTTGTGGGCGGTAATCTCATCGTTGACGGTATCCGCGCCCACCAGTTCGCCGATCAGCTCGCGTCCTGACCCGGTGGTGCCGGAACCTTGGATGAGGATGCGGTCGCCCAAAAGCTCTTCGATCTCTTTGAGCCCGGCGGAAACCTGCTCGATGGGCCGGCCCTGGGTGCGCAGGTAGATGTCGTGCATCAACTCGCCCGCTTCGTCAATCACCGCCAGATTGGTGCTCACCGATCCGATGTCAATTCCCAGATAGGCCGGAATGGGGGCGTTCCCTTGAGGCAAGCGGTAGGGCTTCACCCGGTCGCGCAGGAGGACAACGTTTCGGAGGGTAAGCGGTTCCGTGCAGGCGAAATCAATTTTCTTCTCGGCCTCATGCTGCTGGAGCTGGTGGATGGTTTTGAAAGAACGCTTGCGCCAGTCGTCTTTTTCGAGTAGCGCCGCGCCGATCGCTCCCAGCCAGGCATGCAGCTCCGGAACAAAAAGCTCGTCTCCGTTCAGTTTGAAGATATCGCGAAAAGCAGCCAGCACTCCCCCGTTCCATGCGACGCCGCCGATGAACATCACCGGCGGCAGGATGTCCTTGCCCTTGACGATGCTGCTGCGGAAGTTGCGCGCCACCGCTTCGCACAGGCCCTTCAAAATCTCGGGAACCGAGTAGCCTTTTTGCTGGGCGTGGATCATATCCGACTTGGCGAAGACCGAGCAGCGGCCGGCAATGCGCGCCGAGCAACCCGCGCCGCAGACAACCTCCCCGATCTCCTCGACGTTGTAAAGCAAGCGCGAGGCCTGTTGGTCGAGAAAAGATCCTGTGCCGGCAGCGCAATCGCCGCTCGTCGAGTAGTCCAGGATTCCCAGGCGCCCGGCTGCGGCCACCTCATCCAGCAGAATGTATTTCGAGCTTCCCCCGCCCATTTCAAAGACGGTGCGCGCCTGCGGGTAATAAACGGGGGTGGCCTTGGCGATGGCTTTGAATTCGTTTTCAAAATAGATGCCGAGAATCTTGGCGATGAGCTGGCTGCCGGAGCCGGTCACCCGGATGCCTTCGATCTTTTCCTCGGGAATCCGGTCGTAGAGTTCGTGGAGGAGATCGAAGGTGGATTGCATGGGGCTGCCCTGGATGCGACGGTAGGACGAGATCAGGATGGGTAGTCCCGCGATTCTCGGGTCGGCGGCCGGCGGCGCCGGACGAAATGTCGGCGAATTCGACCCAGCCGCCTCCAGCAGCCGCCGATCTTCCGGGGCTCCAACCGCGGCCAGCTTCAGGCTGATGGCCCCGATATCTATGCCGAGGTTGACGCTCATCTTCGTCCGTCAGCGCGGGCGCAAAAATGACAACTTGTGCTGCCCGACGCTCTCGGCTGTGCAAATTGCCACAGCAGTGCTGAAAATCCCGGCTCCAGGACTTTGTGCTCGCTTGAAACCGATCTGCCGGTTGCAATCCCTCACTTGCGACGGCCCTATAGGAATCAATAATTTACCATATTTTCCCGGGTTTAAAGAAAGGCCCTTCTTGGACGGCCGCGCCCGGTGGCGCGATGACTCCGGCAAAGGGCTATGGCTTGCACGCAGCAATCAGCCAGCCAACCCGCGCGTTGACGCGCCGATTTGCGCTGGGCTAGAATCAGGAGGCTCGCCCGAATTCGGGCTCGCCGGCCCTGAGGTCCTTCCATACTTCGCCACGGCGGGGGTTCCGAGGTTCCAGTACATGGCGAAATACAGAATCGCAATTCTGCCCGGCGATGGCGTGGGCAGGGACGTCATGGAAGCGGCCAGGATCGTCCTGGACGCTCTTCGCCTTGACGCCGAATACCGGACAGGCGAGATCGGTTGGGAATGCTGGTGCAAGGAAGGCAATGCGTTGCCCGACCGCACCGTCGAATTTCTCCGAGGCACCGATGTCTGCCTCTTTGGCGCCATTACCTCCAAGCCGGCCGAGGAAGCCGAAGCTGAACTCGCTCCTTTGCTCAAAGGGAAGGGCCTCAAGTATTTTTCGCCCATCGTCCAGCTTCGCCAGCTCTTTGACCTCTACACGAATTTGCGGCCCTGCAAAGCCTATCCGGGCAATCCGCTCAACTGGCGCGACACGATTGATTGGGTGGTCTTTCGCGAAAACACCGAAGGGCTCTACTCCGGCATCGAATTCCATCCGGTGCCGCCGGAAATCATGGATGACTTCGTGAAATTCTCGGCCAAGGCGAAGCGCTTCGCCGCCACCGCGCCGGAGGATATGGCGGTGACCGTGCGGCTGATCACCAGGAAGGGCGCGGAGCGCATTGTGCGCGCCGCCTTCAACTACGCTCGCCGGTACAAGCGGAAATCGGTGACGCTGGTCGAAAAGCCGAACGTGCTGCGGGAAACTTCCGGGTTGATGACCCGCGTGGCGCGAAAAGTAGCCGCCGAATTCCCCGAGATTCTTTTCCAGGAAGCGAACATTGACGCCATGTGCATGTGGCTGCTCAAGAACCCGGACAACTACGACGTGATTGTAACGTCGAACATGTTCGGCGATATTCTCTCTGACCTTTGCGCCCAGCTTGTCGGCGGGCTCGGCTTTGCCTCGAGCGGCAACATCGGTGATCGCTACGCGGTGTTCGAGCCCACTCACGGCTCGGCGCCAAAATATGCCGGCCAATATAAGGTCAACCCGATGGCCATGCTCCTCACCGTCAGGCTCATGCTCGATTGGCTCAATGAATCGGCCATGGCCAGGAAGCTCGAAGAGGCGATTGCCGCCGTTTTGCGCGAGGGCAAGGCTCGCACCTACGATATGGGGGGAACGAACACGACGCTCGAGGTGGCGGAGGCGGTAGCGCGGAAATTTTGACCTGAGCATTCGGTAGGGACTCGCCCATGAGATTGGTGGAAGCACTCGGAAAAGAACTGTTCAAACGCGTTGGCCTGGCCGTCCCGAGGGGCAGGCGGGCGCGAACGCCGGATGAGGCCGCTGCCGCCGCGGAAGCCTTGGGCGGTACGGTCGTCATCAAGGCGCAAATTCTTGCTCCCGGGCGCGGCAAGAAGGGCGGCATTGTTTTTGCCGATTCGCCGGCCAAAGCGCGGGAAGCAGCCGCCTGTCTCTTGGGCAAAGTGTTTGGCCTCGAAACCGTGTGCGAAGTGTTGGTCGAGGAAAAGCTGAGCATCGCCCGCGAGCTTTACGCCGCGGTCATGATCGATCCCCACCGGCAGGACATTCTCTTCCTTGCCTCCACTTGCGGCGGCGGTGACATTGAAGAAGTGTTTCGAAGCTCGCCCGAAGAAGTCGTCCGCTCGAACCACTCGCCGCTGG
The sequence above is drawn from the Candidatus Acidiferrales bacterium genome and encodes:
- a CDS encoding acyl-CoA dehydratase activase, encoding MSVNLGIDIGAISLKLAAVGAPEDRRLLEAAGSNSPTFRPAPPAADPRIAGLPILISSYRRIQGSPMQSTFDLLHELYDRIPEEKIEGIRVTGSGSQLIAKILGIYFENEFKAIAKATPVYYPQARTVFEMGGGSSKYILLDEVAAAGRLGILDYSTSGDCAAGTGSFLDQQASRLLYNVEEIGEVVCGAGCSARIAGRCSVFAKSDMIHAQQKGYSVPEILKGLCEAVARNFRSSIVKGKDILPPVMFIGGVAWNGGVLAAFRDIFKLNGDELFVPELHAWLGAIGAALLEKDDWRKRSFKTIHQLQQHEAEKKIDFACTEPLTLRNVVLLRDRVKPYRLPQGNAPIPAYLGIDIGSVSTNLAVIDEAGELMHDIYLRTQGRPIEQVSAGLKEIEELLGDRILIQGSGTTGSGRELIGELVGADTVNDEITAHKTGAMYVSERLVGEQADTIFEIGGQDSKFISIQDGIVVDFAMNEACAAGTGSFLEEQAEKLGVQIKGEFAELALQSRNPARLGERCTVFMERDLTAFLHRGARVGDLCAGLAYSVALNYLNRIVRGRKIGNVIFFQGGTAYNDAVAAAFSQILGKRIIVPPHNGVIGAIGMALIARERFHSTGRAAKFRGYDLNRVGYTAREFVCKACSNYCDMKEFTIEGEKSYWGDKCSDKFRKRARTDRQPVIEDLMAYRDRMLEEGYGGPQGRGRKVGITRSMYFFDRFPFWFRYLEEIGFDVVVSDSTDRMISTEGADLAVAEPCFPVKVAHGHVQSLLGKGVDYILLPNALNAELSDERVDSHMCPWNQTLPFVLRAVSQFTPMRHRMLVPTVHFRLGKEKVKRELAEFGRGLGISRKQSDRGVEAGYAAQGEFRENVLRAGRQALAVLENTGEPAILLVGRAYNVYDRSVNCDIPRKLRAQYGVNVLPMEFLPLEGEDISDVNDNMYWSSGQRILAAGKMARRSPNLHVIFITNFKCGPDSYIKSFLFDACAKPYLILQFDGHSNDAGFLTRCEAYLDSKGILRCVQRKAKAAAATA
- a CDS encoding isocitrate/isopropylmalate dehydrogenase family protein, producing the protein MAKYRIAILPGDGVGRDVMEAARIVLDALRLDAEYRTGEIGWECWCKEGNALPDRTVEFLRGTDVCLFGAITSKPAEEAEAELAPLLKGKGLKYFSPIVQLRQLFDLYTNLRPCKAYPGNPLNWRDTIDWVVFRENTEGLYSGIEFHPVPPEIMDDFVKFSAKAKRFAATAPEDMAVTVRLITRKGAERIVRAAFNYARRYKRKSVTLVEKPNVLRETSGLMTRVARKVAAEFPEILFQEANIDAMCMWLLKNPDNYDVIVTSNMFGDILSDLCAQLVGGLGFASSGNIGDRYAVFEPTHGSAPKYAGQYKVNPMAMLLTVRLMLDWLNESAMARKLEEAIAAVLREGKARTYDMGGTNTTLEVAEAVARKF